A window of Salvia splendens isolate huo1 chromosome 8, SspV2, whole genome shotgun sequence genomic DNA:
AATACTACCAGCAGCCGCCACCACTATCGCGATCAGATTGCCCGCCACGATAGCCAAGTCTAGCACCGCCTTTTGAGCTGCTGCCACTGCCAGTGACAGCGCCACCATTGGCCTCTGATCTGCCTCAACAAGCTGTAGTTCCGAGCTCAATAAAGGAGTTAGAAACAAATATGCATGAATGTGAAGAGAGAACGGAGATTCAAGTCCATGTTGATGAGCACAAGGCTGCATCATAGACAACAAAGCATGAGCTTGAAGTAGGAATAGAAGATAGGAGAAGGTTGTTTACGGATGAGCTTGGATTAGAATCTGAAGAATTTGTTCAGAAAGGAGGTGTTGAACTAGGTGCATTTGTTGGAGATGAAGTTGTATATGTCATTCCAAAAGGTTTGACGAAAATTGTCGTTCTCTATGTggatttgcatgtcggtgatgTTGCAAGTATGAAACATcaatcaacatcgctcgacgctGATGCACGGTTGATCCCTTCGCGCATTGACACACATTGTTCGAGTATTCTTgaattcaatcaagaaatatcaattatccttctattttattttcacgcttttatttcaatttcgtattgttcttggtttgatcgacgtgcaaagctcccgcgactaccTTTTATCCCTCCGACGATTGCAATCGCGAcgccggaatcttgttaagaGAAATCTctcttaacaattggtgctttcattcgaATGAGGGAGCAAGAGGGGGCAATGTCAGATTCTTTGATTTTAGATGCTCAGATTGAATATTCATGTGATGATCCCAAAGATTTCGATTGCTTTTCTAATCGTGGTATGGTGGAAGGGGAGCATTGTTATATTCCAGAGAGGGGGTTGGTGTCCACGGACTCTATATTAGCAACAGAAGCGACTAAATTCATAGATCGTGAGGCTGCTTATTCTCATACAGGAAACGTGTCGAACCAAGACATTGTCAGTGGGGATGAGGGGAAATTGTTCGACGACGAACCGCCCCAACCGTCCCCAATTTTGCATTTGTACATCCTCGATGTTAGTGAGGaagaagaggtgttggaggaggattctattggtgaagtgaaGTAGATCATCACATCAATTCATGTTGCTCGTGTGTCATCTCAAGATGTTAAGATTTGTTTGAACAAGAGAGGAGGTGCTTATACCGGTTTGAAGATAATTATCTATGGAGAGTATATACAATCAAGCAGCCAATCTGGTCGCCGAGGAATTGGTGCATGGAGACGCTTAACCATTCTGTGtccgtttgatccaggaggggagAGCTCGCCAAAACTTCTGTTCGCGTCGCTCTTCGTTGTGTCGTGGTTctcaccttgaggacaaggtgaattttaaccgcgggggagttgatacgaaatATCTCCATATCTCTATTAATTTGTCTATCAATTATTTTCCATATCTTCCATATATGCTTATGATTATTTTCTTGATCACCAAGTTAGGGTGTTAGAgaattagtattataaataggactcATTGTTCTCTTTTTattcaatgaagaaaaatatCATAATTCTCCTACTTTCGGTCTTCTTTATTATTTTCCTACATTGGCAACCATTATTCGAAGGAAAAAAACAAGAATCTCTCTCTACCAATGTACATGCAGGTAAATCATGGTTTTAAACAGAAGAATTTGGCTCgctaattttacaaaaaaaatccaGAGTTCAAACCAGCCGGTTGGAAACTTACTTTGGGCGGTGCTTGTTTGAGAAGATGATTCTTCTTATTTCTTTGCTCTGAATTCTTATGTGGATTCCTTTGAGTTGAGAGTATTTGTTTTGAGTGGTTCCTTGTATCATCTCCTACTTCACCATAGTTTCCTGATGTCAacgtggtatcagagctttggtTATGGTTGGATGTCAAATGCTGAAGGTCCCGCGGCTCGAGAAAGAGACCTTTGGGATAAGTTGGATGATTTAAGGAGACAAGTTGGGAACCTCTGGAACTTGACGGCCATGTTTCATAAGTCGATTTCTTAGATAAAGAAACCAATCCATTCCATCACAGACACATCGAAGAAGAATCGAGTGAAAACCAACCAATCAATCGCGAAAaaagaacaaaacaaaataaagataGAAATTCGGGAAAAGTCGTCATTCGGCTAGACATATTAGCAAGCAAGCTCTATCATTGTACGAACAAAACTCAACTTTCATCAAACAAACCAACATGGCACTCTCCCCAATTTCTTCGTTAATGAATCTTCACATCAACAACACATCCAAAATTCTATCTCATAGTAAAAAAAGAAGTCCATCAAAATCCGAAAAACTCCAACGAATGGCTCAACAAATGATCCAATGCAGAAGGAGCAATCTTCCTTAGAAACATAAAACATAGATTGGTAGTGTGATTATTGTACATGCATGATTCACCATCAACAACATCCTTGAAGAAGTTCTCTGTCAGCTCCCCCACGTCGTACAAGGCCGGGTGGGGCCCGCCCCTGGACCAGTCGACCCACGTGAGGGTCCGGTTGGCAAGGAGGCGCGGCGACAGCAGGGTCAGCATTGTGGGCAGGTAATGCTCATCACTATAGCAGCTGTCCGCCCTGCAGAAGTACTTAAACTTCGGGTAGTAGAAGGCGTCCCGCACAACCTCCACTGCCAGCTTCCTGCTAAGCTCGAACCACTGGGACCCCTTTCGCCAGTCCGAGAGGTTCACCTCTGGCTCCATCCCCCAGTTGTACCGCCCCCGGGCGTTCGGACTGTCCTCATCAAAGGCCCCAAGGAAGCTCAACTGGGATTGGGATATGTGGGTGTAGATGGTGCTGAAGTTTTTCAGTGGGATGCATGCTTCCGACACCAGCACAAACCACTCGTTCGAGACATCCAGCAGCGCGTTGGCAAGGAGGCGCCTCTCCGCGTCACACATGCTCATCCTCCCCCACTCAGCAACCTTACAACAACATGAAAAATTgctagaaaattaaaaaacttgTCAAACATATAAATGAGATATCCAACAGAGTTATATCAATACCTGGCTAGGTATCTGCCTGCCATAGAAGGGGGAAGAAGGGTCAAAATCGGGATCATAGGTAGGCGAGGAGTGAATGTAGATCGAGTAAAGGCGGTCGTTGCCTTGGAAAAACTTGTCCCAGAGAGGGGAGAGGGGCAGAGGCCCCCTTGTCAAGAACATGAATGCAATCTTGGGAGTCCTGTTGGAGGGGAGCTTGTTAAGCGATGATGAGGCGCACGAAAACAGCTCTGTGTCGTTCATCTCGTGCACGAGGGTCAATGGAGGCCTAGTCCAGCTCGCCAAGCGTTGAACGCAGGCCTGGTGGGTCTGGATCCTGGAGGAGGAAAAGTCGTGGATGCGGATGCAGCCGTATGTATACATACTGACATAGAGAAACACTAGGCCTACTCCTAACAAGAGGAAGAGAAGCAGCAGCCTAAGAGGCAGATGGTTGTTGCGTTGGTGTATAATAATCCTTGGAGGAATTTGGCCTTCCTCTAATATGCTCACACTTCCCACTCTAGATTGCATCTCTTTCTAACTAACTCAATTTATGGATTCTATACTTAGGAATGTGTTGTTCTGTTCATTAGTCTTGATCCCAATTCAGACATGAACAGAGAAGCCAGCCAAAAGAGAATTGATGGAATCAATAGGAgcattttttcatcctttcaaaTCAAGAATTCTTGTGTGCTACCAACTCAAAAAAAGATTCACTACTAAAGAAGAATGTGGCAGGTATTATAACTTTTCAGGACATGGGCATTcagaaaaattgaatctttacaACAAATAATTGAATAACCACAAGAAATGAGAAGGGCCAGTTCCTTGCCAAATGGGAAAACCCAATCAAACATGTCATGAAATGAAAAACCTAAGAATTAAGATCATGCAGCTGATTTTCTTGCCAAAAATGCAAGAACATGAGGCATTTGATCGTACGAGGTAAAAAGAAAATGGATGATTCAGAATTGTGGTGGCAAATGGGGTGTTTTATTCGCTATCATGGAATGAATGCACATAAACaagaataagaagaagaaatttaaattaattgattcATCATGAAATGGGAAATAGCATATGGGTTTGAAGAATGAGACTGATTCTTGAGATTTATGAGTGCTTTAGATTTATTCTTTTCAGAATCAGCATTATAAGTGAGATTGGATTTGGAAAATTTTACGTGCTGATTTTAGGGAAGTGAGGACAGATTAAAATGTAGGCGAAATAAATAAGGGAATTTGAGACCATGTGTTATGTAATATCATTCGCCTAATTTTCTTGTAATCTAAACATGTCACACCAACCTAGTACTGTATGAAATTTTATATGTCATTGTCGGtggtactatttttttattattattattattattattattattttattgaaaagcAAAATGTCTTGAATGCACACAAGTTTGAACGTTGAACGCATGAGATCATTTTTGGTATAAACAATAACaaagaaaattcaagaaaaatggaaatagtaTCATATTTCCTGCGTCCAAATGAACCAACTTTGTATGTAAAGTAATATGGAAACTTTTAGATTCGACTTACTTATATCGTTATTCCTCCATTCAAATGTAATATAATGTATTGTTCTTTGTCAGTCATCTCCGAAAATATACCTGATTTTCCTTAATAATAGTGCATTAAATCTTACTGATTTTCCTTAATTATAGTGCATCAAATTGTATTTTCCTTAAAAACCTCTAGTATGTGGAGTAGTTGATTTCCTATTAAAGTTGagcattaaattttattttcctattaaattttattttccgtATTATACTCCTCCTACAGGTTCCTTTTCTATGCGGTTAGATCGACGTAATATTCGATGACATTAACATACCTTTGACTACTACTATAGTAGTCAATTCCAGAAAAACAAGCTTATACTGATCAATATTATTGacactatttatttattgaatataaaAGGCAAAATATAGTTAAAAGTTTGTGCtgatatattttatttcattagattattttataaatttttattttattagatcTTTGTACCAATATATTTTGTTTCGatcttttataatttttgtataATTAGGTCTTTATACTaatgtattttaaatttaaaagttttttatattttgacttTATATTTGgttgaatctttatttaatgaactgtaaaatttgattaatttttcttttcttaatttAATCACTATAAGaacataataaaacaaaaattcatAGAAAAACTTAATTGGTAAAATATAGTTTATAACCTTTATATGTGTTTTTGCCTGAAAAATAACCCATTTAAACGTGTCAATGCAATACTGATTTTGTATATGCTTGTGATGTGCAAGTTTATTTACCAAATACTCCACGCTATGTCCCACCCTTCTACTTTGGGGATGCCTCttagtattaaatattttatattttttttattactttatcACTTCACATTTTGTTATTTCATTCCGTCTCAcgataagagtcacatttcacttttattataaatggtaaataggtctcacatttcactaacttatttcactcacattttaccataaaattaatatatataagtgagactcatagtCTAGTAACTTATTcaacttacttttttttttacatttcttaacattatatgtgactcctattgtggtacAGATGTTGTACTTTTCATATAGATCATTTAAACAAAATGTACTTTTAAATCATCTAACAattgtactctctccgtccctgaaaattcaTTTTCTGCaatcattttagaaaaatgatacaataaatagttaaagtgtagagagggtaaagtaagagaaggaATAATTTAGAGAAGACTCATatctacgttattctctctcttgctttaccCTCTCtgcactttaactatttattattatttttccaaaatgatTGCAGAAAATGATATGTGAAAAATTTTcagagacgaagggagtattgtaaacaaaattttgaaagtatAACCCCAACAATATTATTTGTTGCGTCCGCCTGATTCTATTATGCGCACTATATTACAAATTGGATGGAAGTTCAGAACAATTCAAGGGACAAATCACCGAGTAATGACCAGATAGTCATTGTGTATTAGAATGTCAGTTGCCATGcaaaatttatcaaattcaCTAAAATCGTTTCATTAGCTCTCCAATATAAGATATCTGAAATTTTAGATATACGAAGAAAAATAGATTACGAACTAGATTAATTACCTTGTGTTTTGTGCATATACcttaaaaatttattattcataagCTAATAAAGTTAATTATATCTAATTTTAGAACGTCAAAATTCTTAATTCATGATAGACAGAAACACACTAATGCTGAgataataactaaataatgcacaatatagCTCTTTAGTTTTTCACTCGAACGAGcaattttaacaattttttgAAGAATTTGACATTTTAGATACAACACTATCATATTTAGGTATTTTTGTCTATTAAtacttaaaattttatatttttattaaaaaaagaatttgTACGATTTGATCTCTAAAGCTTTATGTGACGTTTACAATTTTAAACCTATCTTAGTTGAAATACTATTAATAGAGAGTGAGATCCACATCATCCGTAGTATAATTCTAATGgacgaacaaaaataaattgacTATTACGTATTCaaagaaaatatattatttggGTCAAAGTGAAATATAACTCGCATTGTAACAtggaccaaaatggcaaaacgtAACTCTTATTGTAAAATGGATGAAGTATAAAACTTAATTATCTAGACCATATTCGTAAAAGAGACATATGTTTCCACTTAAgtctaa
This region includes:
- the LOC121743734 gene encoding glycosyltransferase BC10-like, translated to MQSRVGSVSILEEGQIPPRIIIHQRNNHLPLRLLLLFLLLGVGLVFLYVSMYTYGCIRIHDFSSSRIQTHQACVQRLASWTRPPLTLVHEMNDTELFSCASSSLNKLPSNRTPKIAFMFLTRGPLPLSPLWDKFFQGNDRLYSIYIHSSPTYDPDFDPSSPFYGRQIPSQVAEWGRMSMCDAERRLLANALLDVSNEWFVLVSEACIPLKNFSTIYTHISQSQLSFLGAFDEDSPNARGRYNWGMEPEVNLSDWRKGSQWFELSRKLAVEVVRDAFYYPKFKYFCRADSCYSDEHYLPTMLTLLSPRLLANRTLTWVDWSRGGPHPALYDVGELTENFFKDVVDGESCMYNNHTTNLCFMFLRKIAPSALDHLLSHSLEFFGF